CAGGTTACCTTCTTTCTAAGCCTGGCAAAATCTCCCGTCCTCCCCTTGTTTGGGAATTGAAATGCTTGTTCATCGACTAAACCCTCTAATCACGGTCCGTCGCAGTCACTGGAACTGGTAGTTTTGAAAGGCTAAACAGAGCGCAACAAAACCGTCCTGATTCAGACTCTGGAAATTCCTACCAGATTGTTTATGTACTGGTGGAGCCGCGAGGGACGGAGAACAATGCTAATGTTGTGATGTTACCGACAATGGTTCCGTGTGTGTGAAACAAAGCGACTTACTGGGTAAAACATGGGCTTTTTGGATTTATGATCCAACCTCCGAGGATGTTGAGTGATGGTGCCTGGTATGATGACCCTGCCGCTCACCATGTGACCCACTGTGGGTGAGGTCAGAGCAGCCATGTAGCTGGGCCTCCGCTCAGCCAAGCCGAGTGAAGGTAatgaagacagagagaaagcGCTACATGttctatgtttgtttttctcactgGCCGCTGTCGCCTTAATGGATCGAGCCAACTCAGCGATTTGGACCTCTACGGTTTGGAAAAGATTGATAGCCTCTTTAGACCCACTGCTATGTTTTCTCTACAGTTATTTGTCCCATGTGGTCTCATCTCCAGACTGAGTAATGGAGTTAAACAGCCTGAACGTTCCATTTGAAACcaagtgcttttttttcaatgaagattGTTGAAATAAAGTTCTCAATCTTAGATGAAAATACACACACCCAAAGTGGATTAAATATAATAGAATAAAGCAGGAACatgcacctcccctgtgacactctaccacggtccagtgcggagacaggaaaggttttacacctcaatatgaagaaaaaacagtcagtaaatgtagctaatgggacacgtccgcatacagaggctgcgttatacacaataacaaagcgcgtcatgggtcagctgatcggtccgcgcgcgttatgtttttttggggggcgttcgagttctggattttcatttgaaatctgaagcaaaaaaatctctgaatttttgttcaaactccgatttgtgggacgttcaaaaaccgaggtaccacagaATATGTAAAGCAAAAAATGatgatagtgatgggctggtgaggcttcacgaaacagtgtcctcattttcagagcccactagatggcacgctctgctctaaaattgaaatttgaacaaccaattcagaaaaacctcacatcatttttaaacggaGAGCGCCATCGCCAGggccctgaaaatgaggtcactgtttcatgaagcctcacgagcCCATCACTGTATTTATGGTAAACATTGGCTTAAAGGCGTCAGATATTTTCTCTCAGCAACATTGcaaaagcaacatttttttgggACAGAGCGACAGCTGCGCCTCTTGGTTTTGCAGAATGACTCATCCGACTCGATGATGTAATATCAGTCCAAACAGCCAACACTGACTCCCAGTCAGATGTGAAGCCTCGGGTAGGCTAAAACATCTAGTTAAAATTAATCGACCAGTTTAAAAGACTGTTACAGGATGTAAAAGTGAGAAAGAAATGTTGGGGGAGGAGGGATGTGCCGTCTCGGATGTGGCGGTTGAGAGAACCAAGTGCCCCCGTGTGGTTCTTTAAAAAGCTAACTCTCTCACATGTGTACTGACCTTCGGGCCCGGCCATCTCGATCCTCCACAGACTCATAAAAAGTACTCAGACTGAGGAGCAGTGCTTCAGAAGGGCTCCCCATGAATGGATGATATTGAGAGATgcaacaacagaagcatatAAGAGGAGTCTGCTGTTGATCAACTCTGACCCTGGATCAGGCTTGAGCACTCTGTCTAGACACCCGCTCCATTCATGGCAGCATCTCTCTTGCTTCCTCCGACACCGTCCTCCTCTCTCCGCCTGCCAGCTTTTACTGTCTTGTGCGCTCCACTGACCGGCCATTGTGGCGTCCCAACAACACGCTCAGTGTGATAACCGAGGCCGAGGGCGGCTCTAAAGCCTTTACGCTGCGTTTTTCCAGCAAGGTTTTACATGCCAGCGGGGTTTGTATGTTGCAGGGCGACTGTGACAGGGTTACAATTAAGAGGAGACCCCAACATGCTGCCCTCATTACGGAGCAATTATGCTCCGGGCCCGGTGAAACAAAGGTGCACAACAATGGTTTGATGAGCCCTCTTGTTTAATGGGACTTTTCTGTAACTCATTCAGTTGGTAAACAGCTTCTCTATTCAGTTACCCAAATTCTCATTTTCCCAAATTGGACACACCCACCCCCCGCAGGATGCCCTTCGCCTTCAGTGTCCCACATTGGATCTTGGCATCCTCCCGAACATTCAAAACATACAGACTCCTCCCCCAACCTACTCAGATTCTGCGCCCCCCGTCCCCCCCCGCCCCACTCCGCACACACACCCATTTGATTGTGATTGACAGCATCTTTGTTCCATTGTGTGGAGCTGTCGCCTCTGATGAAGATACATACACACGGAGCTGGGCAGCAGCGCTCATTGTACACGCCACAGAAACAACAGGTCCGCAACCAGTTGCGCTGTCGCCCGATGGTGAACCGCTCGACCATGCCCACGGTCTGGACACTCTCCCGAGCGGGACGCAGCAGCGCGGCTCAGACTTGGCTCCAGCGACGGCGTGGTCACCACCATCCCAGACTCGGAGGTCTTGGCCTTGATGGGCTAAGGAGGCCAGCTGGAGAGGAGCTGGGCAATGCGTCTGAGGAGGCCGTCATTAGGGTTCACCCCTCCTCAGGGATGGGAACCAGGTCACATTCTCTCACACGGCACAAAGCggggtgtatgtgtgtgagaggtgGGGGTTCAAGGGAGGGGTTTTGATGGGGAGCAGGCCATGACCTCTTTATATCCATCAACAGATCACTAACTTGGCCCATAGACATGCACATAAAatgctttcacacacacacacacgcatgctaATGTGTGTGCAGATGCACATGCCGCTGCACAAACAAGTGCAAGCTCAGCATAAGGGACCGGTGAAGCTGCAGCATCAAGCTCTGACATCAAGTCCATGACGACGACCGAACCAGTCTTTGTCTGTGGGAGCTGTTATGGTGATGGTTCTGTTTGgaatgaaaatactttttggaATGTAAAGATACTGGTGAGATCTCAAAGAAATGATGCAGTGACCTATTGAAATCCGCCATcgatttgttttcacttttatatTCACAAATTTCAGCAGTCTGTtcatacatccatccattctcAGCTGTTTCccactaaaaatgtttttgacaaaTAAGACAGGACAGTATTTCATTAAATTATAAATGTTGTCGAttcatattaatatattttattatttttctctttctttttccttaacATGCCAGTTATTCTCACCCATATAAAGCCATTCAATTCACATGACTCGTGAGTATTTCGAATTTAATGACTTTTTAAAtggttttaatgttttttaatcttttgaATTCATGATTATGTCTCCATTAAAAACATTCTAAAAAATGAAGATGCGACACGTGAAATTATATTACCTTACACATATGTTATGTTGCTTCATATTCTCTATTGTATATTAAACTTAAATATGAGACTGACTCATTATACAACAAGAATACAGCTGAGAATCATGAAACTACTGATTATTACAAGTGTAATAACAAGTGCAAAAGCCTCATCTTAGAGGCCTCTTTTTTCATCCGGCAGCTGTCGATAAATCTGGACCTAACACACGGAATCCTGCCAACGATCTTGGTCAGTCCAGACCAGCCATTATGAACGAAAACTGTGAAATACTACCCCCTCTTGGTGACTAGCATGTATTACAGAAACATGCTCCCAAACGTCACACTGAAGAAACACAAAGCCGAGGGTCAATcaggatcctttttttttatttcaaaatcaaaTAGACTGATTAAATATGCACGATAAAAgccttcaaaacaacatttacaaAAAAGATTTCAAATAGAATTAAACAGCAGTTTTGACCTTGAGAACACTCAGTGAAATAAGATTACGGTCACAATAGAAGTTTTGTTAAAGACACAAATTAATACCATCTAGTTACCTTTCTCTGAAACGGAGCTTGTGCCTTGCAGTCTTGTCCACGGGACTTATAAAACCTTTTAGAACACTTTTCAAACTGTAAAACAGCCACAAGTAAGATATCCCCTCATTCAGTCATACCTCTGTACACGGATCCAGTTGGTGTGTTGATTTATACTCATGCGATGTACCTTTGTCATTTCTCTGAATCAGCGCTCCTGGACTTATTGGCTCTAATCTAGACGCGAGGAGAGGAACCGGATCTCCCTCAGTTAGGGGACACGGTTCGTCTCCGCAGGCAGCTGCAAGTCAGACACTTGAGAATGCTCATGGTGATGTGCATGAGTGGGCCAAAATTAAAAAGCAGGTTGTAGAAGGTGTTGACAGACAGGCCGCCGGTCTCATCCGCGTACTTCAAGGCCACGATGGGTGTGTAGAGGCTGTTGGTCAGGTTCCTGAAGCGGGGGCTGCTCGACTCGATCACCTTCTTAGTGCACTGGAGGATAGAAAACAGTGATTTTGATGCTCACTGCGCTTGAGAAAACCTTCAGTCTTACTTTGGCTATGTCGTCCGGGGTCTGCCCCATGGCCTCGAAGATGTCTATAGACGACGGCAAGTAGACGTCTTTAAAGTAATGGACCGTGTCTGCGTCCACACCAGGATACTCCATCTTGGCCACATCCTCCATCATTTTCGTCTCAAACTCGGTGTGAACCGGACCTGGCTCGATCATGGACAACCTGAGGAGAGTCCGATACAGtccagtttatttatttcttatggATCATTTTACAGTCTTTCATGACTATTTCAGGGTATTTATGATATTACAAATATAGTTTTTCTGTTCTAgctcaaaatgtgatttttaaactgtgatatttcattcataaataAAGATTATTTGAAGGAAATATAAATGTGAAATCATATTTTAAGCTCACAGCAACAATTTtaagcatttaaatgtttttgaaatatCTGAAATTTTCTTTCTAATGACTTGAATTCTTCCGTCatcatttttcaaatgaataaagtggACCTACCTGATGTTGAACTTCAACAGCTGCACAGCCATGCTCTCACAGAAGCCTTCCATGGCGAACTTTGATGCCGTGTAAACGTCATTGAACACAACTCCTGCAACCAAACAGCACAGATTTAAAAGACACTTTCCACCAAAGCTAAACAATTCAAATGCCACTTCATATTATTCCCTGAAGTATGTTTTAAAAACTGGTTATTTGTCACCGacaattacatatatatatatatatatatatatatatatatatatatatatatatatatatatatagacattaTAATAGATTAGAATAATCTTAATCCAGACTATTTTACTCCCCCCTGAGCCATATCTGAACCCCCAAATACTGTCCCCCTCCTTAAATTTGATTCAGATATACATTTAATGTCAttctgcaaaaacaaaagttcatgCACCCTCTTCTTCTGAAGACTAGCAAAGCTAACAAATCATCAGCTGGTACCCTGAAGTCCCATCACGCTGCTCATGACCACGATGtgtccctctctcctcttcttcatgtcgGGCATCACTTCCTTGATCATGCGCACCACCCCGAAAAAGTTGGTCTCAAACACCCGCTTCATCTCCTCGATGCTGATGCTCTCCACCGGCCCCAGCAGACCCACACCTGCGTTGTTGACTGACACACAACATGCAAACTAAATGGAACTGTATCATGACAAAACAGACACTGAATGAATATATCAATATTTCAATGGATCATATTTATTGCTATATAAATATGTGAAGTACATAGTTGAGTTGACTGACTGAAGTCTAGCTTAAGAGAAGTCTATACTTCTGCATAGCAAGTTTAAGTTTGACTTTTAAGTTTAAGATTTTTACACCATGACGTAACAAATAAGTcatgaaagtcttttttttccggTTGCTGAATTGTTATTGACTGTTGtatgataaataatataataatagtaattcaGATTTTAAAAGTTGCAGCTCGCATTTTGTTCACAAGCACCTAAGCTTGATATTATCATCATCTGTTACATTATAGAGGAGGCGCGTACTGACTGAAAGGTTCCTCAACCTCCCACAAGGTGTCAGTGTGGCACCACACCAGCGCAGTGTGACGTAACCAGTCAGACAAACAACCGCTGGCTTTTAGATAATTGCTGGGGATTTGAACCTGAAGTAAAAGGACGGATCTTCTTTTCAGCGATACCAGACCGGCGTTTATTTGCCTTTCTTTGTTTTATCAAGCAGCTAACTCCTGAAAACAGCTCCATGATACAAGCCAACACTTGTGGGTTGTTTACATAACCCTCacctcacacatacacagaaaaacaagacgtgttttttgtgtgtgctggAGCTGTGAAAAGCCTCTGCGCAACACTGACTCATCATGTTGCATTATGATTGCAGTCACAACACTGTGCTGAGATACTGAGCCCCATCTGTTCCGCTCCTCCTGAAACTGATCGGATGCTGTTTTGGCCACTGATGATTGACATCCAAAACGCCACTCACTCAGGATGTCAATGTGGCGATCCTTTACGTTACTGATGCACTGCTTGACCGATTCATCGCTGCACACGTCCAGCTGCAGCAAAGTCAAGTTCTTCCCGAAGGAGTCTCCGGCAGCTTCCACCAGcttgtccttcttcttcagGTCTCGCATCGTCGCGATCACTATCAGGAAAGACGTGTTAGAGTTGGCCTCAGCCACATCATATCATAACATCTAATTCTACAGTGGTACCaaggttttcgaacgtcccggacttcgaacaaatcggagttcaaacaaaaaattcgaacgcccctgaaaaaagccggaaaaaccataacgtgcacggaccgatcagctgacacacgacgcactttgttattgtgtataacgcagcctctgtatgcagacatgtcccgttagctacatttactgactgttttttcttcatattgaggtgtaaaacctttcctgtctccgcactggaccgtggtagagtgtcacaggggaggtgctcgctctcgacactccagggtttgatgtcctgttgtgggctggagctgggacagggatgaggcgagtctgggacagagcgtgacttggtttatgactttgtcacagccaaactgcacagaagcgcacattcagagctggacacgcaccgggcacctcttcacttctggagagacgtcactcactcggcaacccctcccacatgcagcggctacacacatagaggaacagcgcacctgcagcagacactctacattcactcctacaaaagactatttcaaggcttggaacacactatttctttttccattcattgtaatgggaaaaatcgattcagatttccaacactTCGCTTCTCGgccggccgtctggaacggactgtggtcgagaaccgaggtaccactgtatttgttaaggttcaacgtttttatttccaGATCACACAGTCTTATGACCTATGGTTATCCTGGTTCCTTTGTCCCAAGTTGACATGTGTCAAGGGGCAttttgaaaagtaaataaaatatatttagataAAAACCACCCCCATACTCCTTTAACTTTCTGATGAGTTTCACCATCGTGCCTCGTGTCCCATCCATTTAGGTGACGtacaaaatccaaaataaaacactgataCACCACAGAGACCCATCacattgtgaaaaatatttgataAAATACTACCATCAAGAAAAGTGCAGCAAGCATGCGCCATTAGTTATTGACTCTAGACTCTCATCCTTTCTGGGTCAAGTTCTTGTGTGACAGAAGTTAAATATTGTCAGAATGATTTGCTGCAGTGGCTGCTGGATTAAGAGGGTCAAACTCAGTCGGGTGCAGTAAAAACCTTCCTGCacttatgtaaaaaaaaagcatgcatTAGTTCAAAACCAGTTCATGCAAAGACAAACAGAGGGAAATGAGTTCAGCTGTGAAAGTCGTTCTGTAGCTGTGCTTGCCACAGCTGATCAAAGTTCTTAAACGCGCCCTGTCTGCCACTTCGACGGCACTGAATTGATGAGTTGACCTCTCGCGCTGGGCCGCATTAACCCACATACGGGCCAGAGATCCATCACCGGCTGCAGTTATCAGTCGGCTGCCGTGGCTGTTATCCTCACTGTGTGTTCTGCCTGAAGGGCTGACTGACGTTATCAAGTTTAGAGAAGAGAGTGCGTCAGTCAGCCCAGGAAAACGGCCCTCGCACTCACATTCTTCCAGAGCTGCCTGTTATTCTGCTCCGCTGATAATGCTGAACCATCTTAAAGTCAGTCATGTCACCCCACATTTGATGGATTACCTTCAGATATACCTTATGAACATCTTATGACCATGCAATTATCATGTTCCTACACTGTCATACTCATATTTGACTGTATTATAGTCAGCTGTGGTGCAATATTGTGAGGTAGTTATACCAACCACTCATGCTACCACACTGCTGTCATTTAATCAAACTTTGCTGCAATACTTGTTCAATATTGTAACATAATTGATTATAGTGTGTGTTTTGAGTCCAAATTGTCTCAgtagaaatacattttatgtgTTGTTTATGGACAGTGGCTATAACAGTGGCTGATCTAATCCTGGCGATGAGGATGGGATTTTAATGCTCTCTGAGAGGCTCTTATCACTATTGATTTTGTTCAATAATATGTTTCAATATGGTCGGATAGTATCAGCCCTTGGTCTTTGGAGTTATAGAGGATACTTAGGAACAAAGTTTGGAAAAGGATGTGGAGATGGTTTGTGCATCCATCTTAAATACAATGCAAGTTGTGACCTGAAAATACTGCCATTCTTTAACAGGTTGAGCCATAAACATCAGCTCTCCCCTCAAAAACTATCCTTATTTCTTCAATACAAAATGTCGGGTGGGGtggatgaaaaacaacatttgcGATCTTTATTTTGACGCGATTGGATCTAGTTTATGCTGTATTGTAAATTTAAATTGATATTAGGCCCACTAAAAATGGACTATTTGAGGCCCACTAGCCTCGCATTTGACACGTGGCCCACTGGTCCTTATGAACAAGAATCAATAGCATTCACTTTGCTCTTGTAAAGATGAATAAAGGAGTGTATTCTGCTTCGTTTTCCTAGCAGGGCATGAAGAACACACAAATGGTTTTAAATGAAATCTAATTAAATCGTATTGTAGGACTCGAGAGGAGCAAGCAAGTGACGCAACAAAGAGATTTATAAATTGGTGGAGAAAGTGAACAATAGAGCCACTGTTCCTCCGGCTCCTGCAGGAATTACACTTGGGCAGCTTAAACATCCTGGTATGAACCTCACAGCCTCCCAGACACTGGAGTCTTTCTAGGTTGCAGCTAATCTGATTTTGTCTTGCAGTGTGCAAGCTTTAatctgaaatgcattttttttttttttggaacaaaaCAGATTAGCATCAaagctcagaggtgtgagggTCACACAATGGAAAACAAGTGTAACTGGACCCCAAAAATAGGCTTATTAGGATCAGATTATTTGGGCGCTTTCCTGCCACTGGATTTGAACATTTATTATTTCGAATGATGAGATCCCACTGAACAAGTGTGCATCAATGAAGACTTCAAATAAGCTCCTTGCTTTCTAGTGAACTCTCCTTGTAGGGGTCTTAAACTTTGTCCCCCCTTCTTCTCTCGTCCCTGAGACGAAGCTTTAGGCACATTAGACACGGTACTAACCCGGGACAGGCGGTCTACATACAATTCACAGCTATAAAAGAGGCTTTGTGCCGGAGATGTCACTTGAAAGAGAATTGACAAGTCTTTTTTTATGATTCTCTCCGTAAGAGGCATATTTCTAGAGCCTGGCTTCAGAAAAAGTACGCTTTCTTGTGGTCGTTTGGATCGGCTGGAGCGCAGtcctgaccaaaaaaaaaaacatggaaacatACCGCTGAGCTTAGCTTGGTCGCAAAACCAACCGTTACGCACGAAACTCAACCTAACTTTGTGCGTAAAGGAGTGCAGGAAATGGGAATCGCGGAACGGTTTTCCAGCGAACGGCTCGATCACGCTCACTCCAAACAGGTCCGATCAAAGAAACAATGCAGAAAGAAAGCGCATTTACCATGGTAACGCTTCTTTTCATCTTTGGCCAGTGTGACGGCGATTCGCAGCCCGATGCCGGAGGAGCAGCCGGTGATCAGCACAACTTTCTGCCCGCTGTTCGCCATGATCTGCCCGGGTAGACGCTGTGTTTGTCAGCGGTCCTCTGCTCCGGATGGTCACTGCTGAGGGGAGCAGACGATTATAGGACTTTAAAAAACTAAAGCGGATCATACAGCCACTGCAGCCATGTGAGCCTCTGACTCAGTCACATGCTCCTGAAATGTACTTTTTAAAAAGCGGACCGCACAGCCCGCAGTAGAGGTTTTGAACTTGCCCCGTGCTGCCTGCCTTTAAACTTAAttccttttaaaaaatgtgtgcgGCCGTGCATGCGCAATCGTGCGCGATTGAGAGGGGGCAGAGCTTATTTGATTTCTTGGCTGGTGACCCTGACGACAAAATGACCATGACGCAATACTCACGCTGCACCGACACATTGTAAACATCACTCCGTATCCGGTCTATTTAAAGACGAACGCAGATCAATCGACCCAAAATACTCCACTACGGCCACTATCAAAACACGTCCTTCTATCTTGTTGTGCATTTATATTTGTCAcgccattcacaaataaaaaaaatgtgtatatgcAAATTAGATTCCGAATCCAGCTCCTTTGGTTCCgagttttattttgtcaactgTTTGCCCCAGTTCTTTTTAAAGGTCATGGTTTGTGTAACTAAATAAACTGTAGTCTACCGACATCTGGCGGTAAGAAGCTGAAGTTGTACGAGTTGCTCTGCTACTGCTACTTAACTGAAAGTCATATAAAAAAGAAGTGTAAAACTGATGCATGAAAAATACTACAAATAGTAATAATTCAAATGTAATATATAATAGTAACGAAAAGTAGCAGAGATCAGAACGCTGATGTAGCAGGGTTAGCGGAAGaacaagacaaagacaaatgtcGCTTCATGACAACAGGTTTGAAGTCCCCATGCACCGCTGAACTGTGGACTCTGATTCAGAGCTAAAAAAAACGGGAGCAAAGGGCGTCTGATAAAATCTCAAAACAGACTTGCTTCATCTTTCAGGTGAAAGGTCACACGCTTCAGAGTGGAATATGTAACAGGAGGTCACTGCTTGTAGTGTTATATATCATTATATTTATGCAGTTTTTTGATCATCTACccatattttattgttatttttacatcAATAATACATTTTTGCACTCAAAATGAATACATGTAATTACTCAACTAAACGGAAAACAATTCAAAAGTGGCTTCTAACATAAGGTCCCCTTTCGGCCCCTCTGCACAGTAACTGGCCGCcaccatattattattatttccgtAACAATATAAAAGATGCTACTCCTTTTATCATTTTCTAAAATATGTTGTTCCGGTCCCAACATGTTGGCATTGTTTATTTTAGGCTTCAGCATTTTTAAAACAGATTTCttaagatttatttattctacATTTTATTAAGGGTCAAATATTATATGATGTTGATGTGATGTTTCTGACTATAAAGTTGCCTTTCCTGCTGCTGGTTTTGACAGAGCAAATGAAATGCATGTGCTGAGTTTACAGCTGCGAATGTACAAAACTATTATTAGATACATGAAATCAAGCTTGTCCATGCATTGCAGAGGCGTCAATTAAAGTGGCCGAGCCAAAGAAATATTTGTTGAACTCTACAATGGACTGACAGGTGAACAAAATCGTATCAAAATGCAGTCATTTTTTCGGTTTGAATTGTCATAAATTGGTTTATTGTTAATAATACGCCTCTCGGCTTGTTCCCAGTGCTGTATTATTCATGCCCCCCTCACCCCCCACGCCACTGGAAGAGTGCGGTAATACATTTGTAATGACACATTCTGCCTCGGTGGTTGCTCAGAGAATCAGATAATGATGTATCCTCTGCCTCTTGTTGTATTCCCCACCCCTG
The genomic region above belongs to Synchiropus splendidus isolate RoL2022-P1 chromosome 19, RoL_Sspl_1.0, whole genome shotgun sequence and contains:
- the rdh8a gene encoding retinol dehydrogenase 8a codes for the protein MANSGQKVVLITGCSSGIGLRIAVTLAKDEKKRYHVIATMRDLKKKDKLVEAAGDSFGKNLTLLQLDVCSDESVKQCISNVKDRHIDILINNAGVGLLGPVESISIEEMKRVFETNFFGVVRMIKEVMPDMKKRREGHIVVMSSVMGLQGVVFNDVYTASKFAMEGFCESMAVQLLKFNIRLSMIEPGPVHTEFETKMMEDVAKMEYPGVDADTVHYFKDVYLPSSIDIFEAMGQTPDDIAKCTKKVIESSSPRFRNLTNSLYTPIVALKYADETGGLSVNTFYNLLFNFGPLMHITMSILKCLTCSCLRRRTVSPN